The proteins below come from a single Gimesia alba genomic window:
- a CDS encoding M56 family metallopeptidase has protein sequence MNSAYHYLFDAILRSTLALGIAALIVRGLLLWIKPSSPRWHQAAWALVMLQGVIFLHYSVAIPWFPTDNTKNISFDSVHQENLNATPVNPTTNPSPVILTNSDLELVTRFNWFSLAASIWITGCGLIVLWWISAYIISAKRLRHSEPATETWAREWQAVLKQYDIRKPIPLHITHDAGPMLCLLLRGFRVFVPRQLWSDLTETERLAILHHELAHLWHGDIWKGFLARLVVCLHWFNPLAWWTLNKLDECAELLCDDEVLNNNPDAIADYARALFRIGSDSHQIHSPASAARGGKLYHRIRRILSPAPPERSMMKRTLLLLVPLLLLAINLFDFQLVAEEKTIQPESAPRQVAFAPPVTNEPREKMLTLSKEERFKYLSGTGLNIYEWDAGNLKLKSRGFGDQPSSLFSVVPVLTGLQPVDLDGNSRLWVNTKLGGDFIIRKGTSTEAIIEDLGSMLNHDLKLQVSLEFKKVDREVYVARGTFQPAPIGPAWRRPEDKSYLIYGKEGPEPDKLHFAESAGKFPDFLKAIGYRVGRPVLSEIKNPPQGSIGWRIYFDQSEHTTWENFPRNFAKNTQLVLQHVSEQTGLTFHEENREVRLLFLQDLGN, from the coding sequence ATGAATTCAGCGTACCATTATTTATTCGATGCGATATTGAGATCGACTTTAGCCCTTGGCATCGCCGCCTTGATCGTCAGAGGGCTGCTGCTCTGGATCAAACCGTCCTCGCCTCGCTGGCACCAGGCTGCATGGGCGCTGGTCATGCTTCAGGGAGTCATCTTTCTGCACTATTCGGTGGCAATTCCCTGGTTTCCCACGGACAACACAAAAAACATTTCGTTCGACTCAGTACATCAAGAAAACCTGAACGCAACCCCCGTCAATCCCACTACAAATCCATCGCCAGTGATTCTCACCAATTCAGATCTTGAGCTTGTCACCAGATTCAACTGGTTTTCTCTTGCCGCCTCGATCTGGATCACAGGTTGCGGACTGATTGTGCTCTGGTGGATTTCCGCCTACATCATCTCGGCAAAACGACTTCGCCACAGTGAGCCCGCCACCGAAACATGGGCCAGGGAGTGGCAGGCCGTCTTGAAACAGTACGACATCCGAAAACCAATTCCCCTGCACATCACACACGATGCTGGTCCCATGCTCTGTTTATTGCTGCGGGGATTTCGCGTTTTCGTTCCCCGACAACTCTGGTCTGACCTGACCGAAACAGAGCGCCTGGCAATCTTACATCATGAACTGGCCCATCTCTGGCATGGGGATATCTGGAAAGGATTCCTCGCGCGGCTCGTGGTTTGCCTGCACTGGTTCAATCCTCTGGCATGGTGGACCCTCAACAAGCTCGATGAGTGTGCCGAGTTGCTCTGCGATGATGAAGTCCTCAACAACAATCCGGATGCCATCGCCGATTATGCGCGTGCGTTGTTTCGGATCGGCAGTGATTCCCACCAGATTCACTCTCCCGCATCCGCCGCCCGGGGAGGAAAATTATATCACCGCATTCGACGAATCCTTTCTCCTGCACCACCCGAAAGGTCCATGATGAAACGAACTTTGCTGCTTCTCGTCCCCCTGTTGTTGCTCGCCATCAATCTTTTTGATTTCCAGCTTGTGGCTGAGGAGAAAACAATTCAGCCTGAATCCGCCCCCCGACAGGTCGCATTCGCTCCTCCCGTGACAAATGAACCACGGGAAAAAATGCTCACACTCTCAAAAGAGGAACGCTTCAAGTATCTCTCCGGAACCGGTTTGAATATTTATGAATGGGACGCAGGGAACTTGAAGTTGAAATCGCGAGGGTTTGGCGATCAACCTTCTTCACTCTTTTCTGTGGTCCCCGTTCTCACAGGCCTCCAGCCTGTCGACCTGGATGGGAATTCCCGGCTTTGGGTGAACACGAAACTGGGAGGAGATTTTATCATCCGCAAGGGGACATCGACAGAAGCCATCATTGAGGACCTCGGCTCAATGCTGAATCATGATCTGAAGCTGCAGGTCTCCCTCGAATTTAAAAAAGTCGACCGAGAAGTCTACGTGGCACGAGGAACATTCCAGCCCGCCCCCATAGGCCCCGCATGGAGGCGGCCTGAGGATAAATCCTATTTAATCTACGGCAAGGAAGGTCCCGAGCCTGATAAACTACATTTCGCAGAGAGTGCCGGGAAGTTTCCTGACTTCCTCAAAGCAATTGGCTACCGTGTCGGCCGCCCTGTCCTTAGTGAAATTAAAAACCCGCCCCAGGGATCCATTGGCTGGCGCATCTATTTCGATCAATCCGAACACACCACATGGGAAAATTTTCCCAGAAATTTTGCCAAGAACACACAGCTGGTCCTCCAGCACGTATCTGAACAAACCGGCTTGACGTTCCACGAGGAAAATCGCGAAGTCCGTTTGCTGTTCCTGCAGGACTTGGGAAATTGA
- a CDS encoding type II and III secretion system protein family protein, with the protein MMFAHYSRFFALSLCFATISFGAEPKECRPPQRLPQSAPEKSGNLSALDHLRIVWEQLEAAGLAEEAKKLRELSDQLNQRILRKRAELSRQMTALQQQSEQLRQLMGTPDKILCRCCILELSSEAAAEFAAAAEPVRSPTDLQKRTDSTVSVFKNAEEVIQQLKNSGKVSVVHASPHIVTALGQPATFKSGGEFPILIPAGADQTSVEWRPFGVFCKVEPRLLDTGKIQLLFSPEISHQDFTNAVKVNGLTVPGLTVRRVNTQAEMNLGETLVVRTVSSTGRQSKVVNAKSESPPEKKTVTLFMVTPVAFD; encoded by the coding sequence ATGATGTTCGCACACTATTCCAGGTTTTTCGCATTGTCGTTGTGTTTTGCGACGATAAGTTTCGGTGCCGAACCCAAAGAGTGCCGTCCGCCGCAGAGACTGCCCCAATCGGCCCCCGAAAAGAGCGGCAATCTGTCGGCTCTGGATCACCTCCGCATCGTGTGGGAGCAATTGGAAGCGGCGGGGCTGGCTGAAGAAGCTAAAAAGCTGCGAGAACTATCAGACCAGCTCAATCAGCGCATTCTCCGAAAGCGAGCCGAGTTATCGCGACAGATGACAGCGCTTCAGCAACAATCGGAGCAACTACGACAGCTAATGGGAACGCCAGACAAAATCCTCTGCCGTTGTTGCATTCTTGAACTGTCAAGCGAAGCAGCAGCAGAATTTGCCGCGGCTGCGGAGCCGGTACGTTCCCCAACCGACTTGCAGAAGCGTACTGATTCCACGGTCTCGGTTTTTAAGAATGCAGAGGAAGTCATCCAGCAACTGAAAAACTCGGGTAAGGTTTCTGTAGTGCATGCAAGTCCGCACATTGTCACAGCTCTCGGCCAACCCGCGACGTTTAAGAGTGGCGGCGAATTTCCGATCTTGATTCCTGCAGGAGCTGATCAAACCTCCGTCGAATGGAGGCCGTTCGGCGTTTTTTGCAAAGTCGAACCACGTTTGCTCGACACGGGAAAAATCCAGCTCCTGTTTTCTCCTGAGATCTCGCACCAGGACTTCACGAACGCGGTCAAAGTGAATGGTCTTACCGTCCCCGGCCTGACGGTGCGTCGCGTCAACACACAGGCTGAAATGAACCTCGGGGAAACACTCGTGGTCAGGACGGTTTCGAGTACAGGACGCCAAAGTAAGGTGGTGAACGCGAAATCTGAAAGCCCGCCTGAGAAAAAGACCGTAACGCTGTTTATGGTGACGCCGGTTGCCTTCGATTAA
- a CDS encoding leucine-rich repeat domain-containing protein has protein sequence MMTHFTHALGAFAIVGSLCCSSMAENRTDTQSALSPPVSSELLAKIRQVEGQEKYGANNQIIKLMIFNPTNSPDHTLPFLRELKYLEDLFVTNDKNHKEATWMMSIAKLPRLKSLTIDSADVSDKTIHYLAGIKTLQKLTLDVSDVTDVGIESLLGLENLEYLKLRYTPITNVGLAKLTRLPKLKKLWLVNIPITPEGILAFRETKLEEVIWYDEDRPRLAMLPYLKQLPHLWRLDLRSCYVSNRHVEHLQEMSSLEDLDLYGHAITDSGLAGLSKLTKMQYLCLSQAGKNKAKTLSDAGLIHLAGLSELRDLRLAGIQITDSGLRQLAGLTKLRRLDLSGTRVTSAGLANLSHLLQLENLDITSTPLQDEPIVDLRMFPKLKNVTAYGFDEKKIRSPANCSIVTFD, from the coding sequence ATGATGACTCATTTTACACATGCGTTAGGGGCATTCGCCATTGTTGGCTCCCTGTGCTGTTCATCAATGGCAGAGAATCGCACTGATACACAATCTGCTCTTAGCCCACCCGTATCCAGCGAACTTCTGGCCAAGATCAGACAGGTGGAGGGCCAGGAAAAGTATGGAGCGAACAATCAAATCATAAAACTGATGATCTTCAATCCCACTAACTCTCCCGATCATACGCTTCCGTTTCTACGAGAACTCAAGTATCTGGAAGATCTGTTCGTCACAAATGACAAGAACCATAAAGAGGCGACATGGATGATGTCCATTGCCAAACTTCCTCGACTAAAATCGCTGACGATCGATAGTGCCGATGTTTCCGATAAGACAATCCATTATTTGGCTGGGATCAAGACACTCCAAAAATTGACACTTGATGTCAGTGATGTCACGGATGTGGGAATCGAATCACTTCTCGGTTTAGAGAATCTCGAGTATTTAAAGCTGCGGTACACGCCTATCACCAATGTCGGACTAGCGAAGTTAACACGCTTGCCGAAGCTCAAGAAACTGTGGCTTGTAAATATTCCCATCACACCAGAAGGAATTCTTGCCTTTCGAGAGACAAAGTTGGAAGAGGTTATCTGGTACGACGAGGATCGACCTCGACTGGCGATGCTACCCTACCTCAAGCAATTGCCTCATCTCTGGCGATTAGATCTCAGATCCTGTTATGTTTCAAACCGGCATGTTGAGCATCTGCAGGAGATGAGTTCCCTGGAAGATCTGGATTTGTATGGGCACGCGATTACCGACTCGGGACTGGCTGGATTGTCAAAACTGACGAAGATGCAATACCTCTGCCTGTCTCAGGCGGGAAAAAACAAAGCAAAAACACTCAGTGATGCAGGCTTAATTCACTTGGCCGGATTATCAGAGCTGAGAGATTTGAGATTGGCCGGGATTCAGATTACCGACTCTGGTCTACGACAGTTGGCTGGATTGACAAAGCTGAGACGCTTGGATCTGAGTGGGACACGAGTCACCAGTGCTGGCCTTGCCAACCTCAGTCACCTGCTTCAACTCGAAAACCTCGATATCACGAGCACCCCTCTGCAAGATGAACCGATTGTCGATCTCCGGATGTTTCCCAAACTAAAAAATGTAACCGCCTATGGCTTTGATGAGAAGAAAATTCGGTCTCCTGCGAATTGCTCTATCGTTACATTTGATTGA
- a CDS encoding leucine-rich repeat domain-containing protein — protein MTFNQSVTPSEAITAPPSHTAHRKRIVAAVAGFSALAVLVVYCSRTRNDQIYITQLENLGAIIGYEDTLKRVRNFTPRSARRYLPTGPHGVVTGVGFFGPRPTDADLLLPLSHLPNLRQIQLSNTLISDEILKPICRLQSLFLLQLESTKISDNGVKQLSTNRSITHLFLDNTPITDTAVIHLAKMGQLDSLSLSNTSVTDESVEHLLAMPHLRILDVTGTQITSAGINRLKAKGTIELCTGLSSR, from the coding sequence ATGACTTTCAATCAGTCAGTCACACCATCCGAAGCCATTACTGCCCCCCCATCGCACACAGCACATCGGAAACGTATTGTAGCTGCGGTTGCGGGGTTCTCTGCTCTTGCTGTCCTTGTTGTGTACTGCTCCCGCACGAGAAATGACCAGATCTATATCACTCAATTGGAAAATCTTGGCGCTATCATCGGCTACGAAGATACGCTAAAGCGAGTACGTAATTTCACTCCACGTAGTGCTCGGAGATATCTACCAACAGGCCCCCATGGTGTAGTCACGGGAGTCGGATTCTTCGGTCCCCGCCCAACGGACGCAGACCTTCTACTGCCTCTGTCGCATCTGCCCAACTTACGTCAAATCCAGCTTTCCAACACGTTAATCAGTGACGAAATACTAAAACCGATTTGCCGTCTGCAATCGCTGTTCCTCCTGCAGTTGGAATCAACAAAGATTTCAGACAACGGTGTCAAACAGCTGAGCACGAATCGCAGCATCACACACCTGTTCCTCGACAACACGCCGATCACAGATACAGCAGTGATTCATCTCGCTAAGATGGGTCAGTTGGATTCATTATCTCTGTCAAATACTTCTGTCACAGACGAATCGGTAGAGCATTTGCTGGCGATGCCTCACTTACGGATTCTGGACGTCACGGGTACGCAAATCACCTCGGCTGGAATCAACAGATTAAAAGCGAAAGGGACAATTGAGCTTTGCACAGGACTCTCAAGTCGGTAG
- a CDS encoding BlaI/MecI/CopY family transcriptional regulator: MNKSKNAVRLSPGEMELMKMLWEKGPLTLAEAHETFSDYGNPIAYPTMQTRLNRLAAKGLATKSDQRPALYQAVATQDQATEGYLGQILEKLTSGKVVPLMKHLITERSLTRDEVKELKKLLDVAEQKSRKGQ, from the coding sequence ATGAATAAAAGCAAAAATGCCGTCCGTTTATCCCCGGGAGAAATGGAATTGATGAAAATGCTCTGGGAAAAAGGGCCGCTGACTCTCGCAGAAGCACACGAGACTTTTAGTGACTACGGAAATCCGATCGCCTATCCCACGATGCAAACCCGTCTGAATCGGTTAGCCGCTAAGGGGCTGGCAACAAAGAGCGACCAGAGACCGGCTCTATACCAGGCGGTCGCTACGCAGGACCAGGCCACGGAAGGATACCTCGGACAGATTCTCGAAAAGCTCACGTCCGGAAAAGTGGTCCCGCTCATGAAGCACTTGATCACGGAACGATCTCTGACCAGGGATGAAGTCAAAGAACTCAAAAAACTTTTAGACGTCGCAGAACAGAAGAGCAGAAAAGGTCAATGA
- a CDS encoding Gfo/Idh/MocA family protein: MTAKSFQPVKIGVIGLGRFGRLHSLTLSRLAEAELVGVVARRQESLAALSKELPDVPGWTNLTQAIEESDAEAWVVACTTHSHVAVARELLEHGKAVLLEKPIADRLEEAESLAPLVRPDSSNLMLGHILLFNSEFQELREVARERGPISYIDCVRHRPASIVENFPGENPLHAAMVHDLYSTQVLLDCAEPDHFSAQYHRTDAGDIDLAVAQLQWNGGPVASFAASYLTPAGMPPRGFDRTEVFGVGWSARIEPNPRPISVWDNEASWPLALEVRANPPSGMMAEELRCFCRVVRQMEAVPTGATYSDAMQVQRWMEKLTAFV; the protein is encoded by the coding sequence ATGACTGCGAAGAGTTTTCAACCTGTAAAAATAGGTGTTATTGGCCTGGGTCGGTTTGGGCGATTGCATTCGTTGACGTTATCTCGGCTGGCAGAAGCAGAACTGGTGGGAGTGGTGGCTCGTCGGCAGGAGAGCCTCGCTGCCCTCAGCAAAGAACTTCCTGATGTGCCGGGCTGGACGAATCTGACTCAGGCGATTGAGGAGTCGGATGCAGAGGCGTGGGTTGTCGCCTGTACGACGCATTCACATGTTGCTGTCGCCCGAGAACTCCTTGAACATGGCAAAGCGGTGCTGTTGGAAAAGCCGATTGCGGATCGTCTGGAAGAAGCGGAAAGCCTTGCTCCCCTGGTGCGGCCCGATTCGAGTAACCTGATGCTGGGACACATCCTGCTGTTTAACAGCGAGTTTCAAGAATTGCGGGAGGTGGCCCGCGAACGTGGCCCGATTTCTTATATTGATTGCGTACGACATCGACCGGCGAGCATTGTTGAGAACTTTCCGGGTGAGAACCCCTTACATGCCGCGATGGTGCATGACCTGTATTCAACACAGGTACTACTCGATTGTGCGGAACCGGATCATTTCAGTGCCCAATATCATCGGACTGACGCAGGCGACATTGATCTGGCGGTAGCACAACTCCAGTGGAACGGAGGTCCGGTGGCATCGTTTGCTGCCTCGTATTTAACACCTGCAGGTATGCCGCCGCGCGGGTTTGACAGAACGGAAGTGTTTGGTGTGGGTTGGTCTGCCCGTATTGAACCGAACCCGCGACCGATTTCTGTCTGGGACAACGAAGCCTCCTGGCCTCTGGCGTTGGAAGTGCGTGCCAACCCACCCAGCGGAATGATGGCTGAAGAGTTGCGTTGCTTCTGTCGGGTTGTACGTCAAATGGAAGCAGTGCCCACCGGAGCGACCTACTCAGATGCCATGCAGGTACAACGCTGGATGGAAAAGCTGACTGCGTTTGTCTAA
- a CDS encoding ABC transporter permease: protein MKFLDIVSMALLGIRRQKTRTALSLIGVVIGSLMLLFALASRSGVQEAIMRVFSMNKQLRQIEVQQNWAYAEDEIPEEELEVDDELDEALRWRIRQMLIRHWQFEHRSESIGLTRERIQKIESFEHVQNIHPRMSTSVTLIQGQNELQGIGASVTTNDEVMRERILVGKAFDSENEPVILLNEFVAWKWGYTTRSQMRELIGTKVRIEYRFGEEGVAYSLSRRSGGDIEFSKEELTALNRALDRIPTMIDDLTFSEQERAVLKKAFQPTPATPNQESESFERIIAEEFTVAGIYRGPTEEETNDHVQLGHNDDFAEFLLPIKTETQFAMRIPFVKKSGFYNATVLVDHESHLKDVSKQIREMGFREYSLISMVEFIQKQVRQVTLIVSLVALFALVISAVGIANTMVMSVVERTREIGIMKSLGAREGQIQMLFLIEGALIGLIGGLCALAIGLVIKIPIESMTISILESELNKTFEQQQVIEFPLWLLVAVLAFSTAVTTLATILPARRAARIDPITALRHD from the coding sequence ATGAAATTCCTTGACATCGTCTCCATGGCCCTGCTGGGCATTCGCCGGCAGAAAACCCGCACGGCCCTCTCGCTGATTGGAGTTGTAATTGGTTCGTTGATGCTGCTCTTCGCCCTGGCCTCACGCAGCGGCGTTCAGGAGGCAATCATGCGGGTCTTCAGCATGAACAAGCAATTGCGACAGATTGAGGTCCAGCAGAATTGGGCGTACGCTGAAGATGAGATACCTGAAGAAGAATTGGAAGTTGATGACGAATTAGACGAGGCCCTGCGCTGGCGGATTCGTCAAATGCTCATACGTCATTGGCAATTCGAACATCGAAGCGAGAGCATCGGACTGACGCGCGAGCGAATACAGAAAATTGAATCATTCGAACATGTGCAAAACATCCACCCTCGAATGTCAACCAGCGTCACACTGATACAAGGCCAGAATGAACTGCAGGGAATAGGTGCGTCGGTCACCACCAACGATGAAGTCATGCGCGAACGTATTCTGGTCGGTAAAGCGTTTGACTCGGAAAATGAACCGGTGATTCTGCTCAATGAGTTTGTCGCCTGGAAATGGGGATACACCACGCGCTCTCAAATGCGCGAGCTGATCGGTACCAAAGTCAGAATAGAATACCGCTTTGGTGAGGAAGGCGTCGCCTACTCACTCTCACGTCGCAGTGGAGGTGATATCGAGTTCAGTAAGGAAGAGTTAACTGCCTTAAACCGTGCGCTGGATCGCATCCCAACCATGATCGATGATTTGACGTTCTCAGAGCAGGAGCGTGCGGTTTTGAAGAAAGCGTTTCAGCCAACACCGGCAACTCCGAACCAGGAGTCTGAATCTTTCGAGCGAATTATTGCAGAGGAGTTTACGGTCGCCGGTATCTATCGCGGCCCGACCGAGGAGGAAACGAACGACCATGTGCAACTAGGTCATAATGACGATTTTGCCGAGTTCCTGCTGCCGATCAAAACGGAGACCCAATTTGCGATGCGTATCCCGTTCGTCAAAAAGTCAGGCTTCTATAATGCGACGGTGCTGGTTGACCATGAATCACACCTCAAAGATGTGTCAAAACAAATTCGCGAGATGGGCTTCCGCGAATACTCGTTGATCTCAATGGTCGAATTCATCCAGAAACAGGTTCGCCAGGTCACGCTGATCGTATCCTTGGTTGCTCTTTTCGCGTTAGTTATCTCTGCTGTAGGGATTGCCAACACGATGGTCATGAGCGTCGTCGAACGCACGCGGGAAATCGGCATCATGAAGTCATTAGGCGCCCGCGAAGGGCAGATTCAAATGCTGTTTCTGATTGAAGGTGCACTGATCGGATTGATCGGCGGACTCTGCGCGCTGGCCATTGGCCTGGTAATCAAGATCCCGATCGAATCGATGACCATTTCAATCCTCGAAAGCGAATTGAACAAAACCTTCGAGCAGCAGCAGGTGATCGAGTTCCCGCTCTGGCTGCTGGTCGCGGTACTGGCCTTCAGCACGGCCGTCACCACCCTGGCAACGATCCTGCCCGCACGCAGAGCGGCACGCATCGATCCGATAACCGCCTTGCGACATGACTAA
- a CDS encoding WD40 repeat domain-containing protein, translating into MNRKSAQRHMIWSCTVTILMGTVVLPLSVIPGTSNAKGDQPSEKANDVSEPRSQNGAALQNREAKIEKLTPIEFPREKPHKFDGIDQIEFSSDGKSLFVAAHRVGNLGLLGRKPTTYWIEHWDVSNWKKRATIKDLAAPFTTVGDSKTIIALPTEDSQGGPPYGRIGKFATYDLKKGTMTRKFDVDAGYVSGLACSPDGQSVVSCSRADATNPYRWINGHVISWNINGRKQWGHHWDSVHLSVVDWSSDGSLIFGVGPGGAFAWNTELGATAWERNDHANNVESLACSDDGRYVVTGSYSNPALGFGLLGRLYSEIKIRNAKDGKPIRTVKLYHQGVVRPLDLAIDPDGRSIAVALGSYNRGQKWGEVRIVDIESGETTATLLKNHPQPITSVAYSPNGQFIAAGTADGLLKLWEIRPDDQNVIEGVLADGLSEILLGNDFLDGLGEAITQELREKLELNSEMEWKLFQRVDNHFPSEIFDEDRAVLFVQLILPSNQPQRSKTIILNTADDSTPFLKLTRSYKLVTHPTAILTAIESRPDTKRPVSHEVSLIWKGGRWIKVKRDTIERTIE; encoded by the coding sequence ATGAATCGAAAAAGTGCTCAGCGACACATGATCTGGAGTTGTACCGTCACCATCTTGATGGGAACAGTGGTTTTGCCGTTGTCAGTGATACCAGGCACGAGCAATGCGAAAGGAGACCAACCGTCTGAAAAAGCGAACGATGTTTCCGAGCCGCGTTCGCAAAATGGCGCTGCCCTTCAGAACCGAGAGGCGAAAATTGAAAAATTGACGCCGATTGAATTTCCGCGTGAAAAGCCGCACAAATTCGATGGCATTGACCAAATCGAGTTCTCGTCTGACGGCAAGTCGCTATTCGTTGCCGCTCATCGAGTCGGGAACCTGGGACTTCTGGGTCGCAAGCCGACAACATATTGGATCGAACACTGGGATGTGTCGAACTGGAAAAAGCGGGCAACAATAAAAGATTTGGCAGCGCCGTTCACCACCGTGGGCGATAGCAAAACCATAATTGCTTTGCCGACAGAGGATTCCCAGGGAGGACCACCGTATGGACGTATTGGCAAGTTCGCAACTTACGACCTGAAGAAGGGAACAATGACTCGTAAGTTCGATGTCGATGCGGGATATGTCAGCGGGCTCGCCTGTTCCCCTGATGGACAATCAGTCGTTTCCTGTTCCAGAGCGGACGCAACCAATCCCTATCGCTGGATCAATGGGCATGTCATTTCGTGGAACATCAACGGTCGCAAACAGTGGGGACACCACTGGGATTCGGTTCATCTCTCAGTTGTGGATTGGTCATCAGATGGAAGTCTCATTTTTGGCGTGGGGCCTGGTGGAGCTTTTGCGTGGAATACGGAATTGGGTGCGACCGCTTGGGAACGCAACGATCACGCCAATAATGTTGAATCGCTCGCTTGTTCGGATGACGGGCGGTATGTGGTTACCGGAAGCTACAGCAATCCCGCGTTAGGTTTCGGTTTGTTAGGCCGATTGTATTCTGAGATCAAAATCAGGAATGCCAAAGACGGAAAGCCGATCCGCACCGTAAAACTCTATCACCAAGGAGTGGTACGCCCCCTGGATCTGGCCATCGATCCAGATGGTCGTTCGATCGCAGTGGCACTTGGTAGTTACAATCGTGGGCAAAAATGGGGAGAGGTGCGAATTGTCGATATTGAAAGCGGCGAGACTACGGCGACATTGTTAAAAAATCACCCGCAGCCGATCACCTCGGTGGCCTACTCACCAAACGGTCAGTTCATCGCAGCCGGAACTGCCGACGGACTCCTTAAGCTATGGGAGATCCGACCCGATGATCAAAATGTCATCGAGGGCGTGCTTGCGGATGGGCTTAGCGAGATACTATTGGGTAACGACTTTTTGGACGGTTTAGGCGAAGCGATCACACAGGAACTCCGCGAGAAACTGGAACTGAATTCGGAGATGGAATGGAAGCTGTTTCAACGTGTGGACAACCATTTTCCGTCCGAAATATTCGATGAAGATCGGGCTGTTTTATTCGTGCAACTTATACTTCCCTCGAATCAGCCACAAAGATCGAAAACGATCATTCTGAACACGGCTGATGATTCAACTCCCTTTCTTAAGTTGACTCGATCCTACAAGTTAGTAACGCACCCGACCGCAATTCTGACAGCCATTGAATCCAGGCCCGACACAAAGAGACCCGTATCGCACGAGGTATCGCTGATCTGGAAAGGTGGCCGATGGATAAAAGTCAAACGTGACACGATCGAGCGAACAATCGAATAG
- a CDS encoding ABC transporter ATP-binding protein gives MPHQANNVLVELTGVSKSYGNLHPAVNAVNEVSFVVSRGERVALLGKSGSGKSTLLNMIAGLDRPTNGTICVAGRILSELSAAESADYRRECVGMIFQAYNLVPWRTALQNVELPMVFDRRGKAERVAAAREALAAVGLAERIGHRPSELSGGEQQRVAIARALMNKPELLLADEPTGNLDSSTADEILESLRRFTESSQTATILVTHDEELAYRFSTRVLHMLDGRLERDSGAASV, from the coding sequence ATGCCGCACCAAGCAAACAACGTACTCGTAGAACTCACCGGCGTGTCGAAGTCGTACGGAAATTTACATCCGGCTGTGAACGCGGTCAATGAAGTCTCGTTTGTCGTGAGCCGTGGCGAACGGGTGGCCCTGTTGGGTAAATCCGGATCGGGAAAATCAACGCTGCTGAATATGATAGCCGGGCTGGATCGGCCGACGAACGGGACAATTTGCGTAGCGGGACGAATCCTTTCCGAGCTCTCGGCGGCAGAGAGTGCCGACTATCGGCGGGAGTGCGTGGGGATGATCTTTCAGGCCTACAACCTCGTCCCCTGGCGCACGGCATTACAAAACGTGGAATTGCCGATGGTCTTCGACCGTAGGGGAAAAGCCGAGCGCGTTGCGGCGGCGCGGGAGGCATTAGCGGCTGTCGGGTTAGCTGAACGTATTGGGCATCGGCCCAGCGAACTTTCCGGTGGCGAGCAACAGCGGGTCGCCATTGCGCGAGCGTTAATGAACAAGCCGGAGCTGCTGTTGGCGGATGAACCGACGGGGAATCTCGATTCCTCGACCGCTGACGAGATCCTGGAATCACTCCGCCGATTCACTGAGAGTTCTCAAACGGCGACGATTCTTGTCACGCACGACGAAGAACTGGCGTACCGATTTTCCACTCGTGTGTTGCATATGCTGGATGGCCGCCTGGAACGCGATTCGGGAGCTGCCAGCGTATGA